ATCCTCCCGTAATTCGGTCACTAGAAGAACGTACTCTTTATACTCTTCCTGAGTTAATCCGCTGTTGTAGGACTCATCATTTATGATTGATTCTTGAGcgaaaataatgaaagaGTATAATTCACGAACATTTGTTAGCCAGAAAACACCTCCTGGAATAACGTTGTCACCTTTTAAAGATTGAACTACCTTTTGAATCGTTGTTAAAGATTCTGCTAAAAATCCTTCACTTTGTTTGGTTAGTCCTAATCTCCACATATCGCTTAAAATAATAATTAATATTCTTGCTGGATATAAAACTTCTCTCTCACTCAGTTTAGTTGCCACACCAGAATCTGGGAATTGACAGCCTTTTAACAAGCCTTCAGTAATTTCAGTGTTTAGGTCTCTTGTATCTTCAAGCAGTCTGTATAGTTCATCATTAATTTGTGACAAAGTGGTCATAGTAGACTTTGTCTCCGGTTCAATACCAAGTCCGGTAACTGGAGGTGGGTTTCCATAACCGTTCATTGACACTAAATTAGGCATTTGTGAGGGTGATCCATTACCACTAATTATACTGTCATTCACGCTTAATCTATTCGCACTTTTGGTAGGTGTTTGAACACCGAATGCCATACCTGACTTGAATGAGCTACGTAAACGTGATATCTCTTCTTTCAGAGAGCTAACCTCATGCTGTAAATCGTTATTCTGCATGCTTGCCTCTGTCAATTTAACATTTGTAGTCTTCAATTCCTCTAGTTTTTGAGCTACCTCATCTTTAAGTAGCTTGTGCTTCGCAGATAAATCAGTAATCTCGGCCTTTGCTTCCTCAAGCTCAGTATTTGCTAGATCCAGTtgatcttcaacttctttatAACGAGTATCGTGTTCTAAGTCTTTCCCCTCGAGATCCTTTGCATGCgcattcttttgaatttctaACTCCTTGCGTAACTCTGCGGTAGATGCAATAGCAGTCTGGAGTTCTTCAATACGTGCACCCATTGTCTTATTTTCTTTAATCTTTAGAGCCAAATTTTGAGTCAGCTCAATAACTTTATTCTCCAATTTATAGCCAACTTCCTTTAAGTGATTGACAGATTTAGCTTCgcttttcaattttttcagcttgGCTTGTGCAAACCTTCTTCTAATCAATGATTGAACAGTCACAGTATCTTTCTTTGACTTTAATAAAGCCTTCCTTGGATAAAATGATCTGATTCTACTTTGAATGGAAACTGCAGCGTCAAATTCTCTTTGACTTTGTAAACATTTCAAGGTTAACTGTTGTCTTACGATTGACTGAATCATTATTATGCTGTTTAAGGTATTCATAGCTTTTGCACGTTCACGGTGGGATCTGTATAGTGTTTGAATCAACAATGCAGCATCATTCATTAATCCTCTATGAACTTTTTGACGAATTGCATATGCTTTTGAGATGGCGTGAGTTAGTTTAATTGATTTGATGATTTCTAAGTACTTTTCACGGTAATATTTTGCtcttatctttttttgaattagAACACTGGATTTATGTATCTTATCAGATCttaacttttcaaaatatgcTAGCATTccagctttgaaaaaaattttagtATTACCAATTTggtatttttctttatcagtAACAGTAGCTTGTAAAATTTTACGacaaatatcaataacGCTTTGTTCACTTGAtccttcttcattcaaaatttcaaaccaCTCATCAGAATCTATCAAGATATAGTATCTTAAAACAAATTCGCTAAATGTCCATCTCGACGGGAACCCAGCACACGAAATTCTAATAGTTTCCAAAACACCACATGCACGTAATTGGGAAAGTACCATTAGATTATCAAATTTCCAAGGTTCCTTTTCACTATTTGGTTTGATGCAACGAATGTAGTGAACATTTGTTGAATTAATAGTGTCCATCAATTCGATTAATGATTGCTTGAACATGGAACCTAATGTTGGTTTCCTTTGGACTGTTCTCGTTGGAccactttttttcagttgTTCCTGTTGTGCCTTTTTAGCctcttcaacttttgatgCAGTGTCTTCCATTGTTTGAATAATATTCTGTAAAGTAACATTTACTGAAGCTTTCAAGACTTCTAAATGACCATCAGAAACTGTATCTCTGTTTTTCTCAATGAAGCCTTCTACATCGTAGGTAACATCATGAGCATAATGACTAACAACAAATTTTGTTTGACCAAATCTTGGTTTTGAGAAAACTTTATTAGTAGGTGGCTTATCCAACGTTTGATATAATTTTTGTGTCCACGATTCATCAGAACCTGCTGGTAATCTactttcttcatctaatAATGATAGAACACccaatttattttcaattaaATCAATACATGGTTGATTATCAttaaattcaatgaaagaCCACtcgatttcttctttaacgtattcttcttgttctaATTTGAAAACATGTTGATTGAACTCTTGctgtaatttttcattggcGTAATTGATGCAGAATTGTTCGaatgaatttttctcaaaatgttcaaaacCATAAATATCCAAAACACCAATGAATGAACTGATCTGATCTGCAACTTTTGGATTACAAAGTACTGTATTGATATTATCTACTAACCAATCAAACAATGCAGAATAAATGAATTTTGCAACAGAATCCCTTGCAACAATTGCTTGATTgtaattcaaatttgaaatgatcTTTTCAGATCTAGTAGTaatttgtttctttgtAATCCACTTGGCAAAAGTGTAAGAGTCAACACCCAATAATTCACATGCAATTTTTAAATTACGATCATCAGATGATAAAGATGCATCGTTTCTTGTCTTTTTAATTTCAACATTACCAATATGTAAAAGTGCTGCCAggattttaaaaatttccttttgaGTATCTTCTGTGACACCGACTAAAGTCAATGCGTCAATAGTAATTTTGTATTCAGCAGCGTCATCAACACCATTGATCTTTGTTTCACCACCTTGATtcatataaaaaaaatcactTGCTTCAGTTAAATGTAATTCatcttttacttcttttgataaacCTGCTaataattgataaaaaatatgatagTTTCTTTCCATCTGTGGTTGATAAACTAATCTTGAGCGTTCTAAAAGATAAGTTCTAATTCTTGCACCAATAATGGAtgtattatcatcaaataaaatttcaagatatttaCCAAATCTTGATGAGTTATCATTTCTTGTTGTCTTTGCGTTACCAAATGCTTCCATAATCGGATTTGTagctaaaattttttgctcAGTCTCTGACATTTCGCTTTGATGTTGAGCATTATCTACCGCATAAGaattctcttcttccaCAGATGCAAAATATCTCATGATGTATTTGGCGGAAACTGTTTTGCCTGCACCTGATTCACCACTAACAACAATTGTTTGATTTTgcttatcatttttcatcattctATATGCTTCTTCTGCAATCGCAAAAAGATGGGGttccaattcttctctGTTCTTACCAGCATACGCTTGAATCATGTCTTGAGAATAAAGCTGATCAACACGGTCAAATGGATTAGTCGCGATCAAAACTATTCCAGAATAGGTATATATGTTGAGCTGTGCGTATCTCTGTTTGATCGCATGCAAAACCGCCGGCTCATTCAAATACGACAGCGATGTCAAATCCTCTGTGGCTTCAAGAATCGGTGGGTTACGCAATTGCGGCTGCTTGTCGCTTGTTTCGTTGCCACTCCCGTTCCCATTCCCGTTGCTACTCGAGAGTGGATTTGTTTCTATTGGCACCACAGACCCATCTTCTAAAGTCAGCTCCAAAAAATGTTTACCGTTTTTCACCtcaaactttgaaatttcgCCACCAACCCATCCTTCGGCCTCATCGGGATACCAGCATCTGGTCCCTACCTCGAAAGACATTCACAAAAGTTTTTGTGCTCTGTGCTCTGTGCTCTGTCCTTTGCACCCTGTTCTCTCAGTCGATGCAGAAATATATAAGCAGACCGCCAGTGTTCCCTTAAAAGATCAACTAGTTTGGTCACTAAAGCTTCACTGCTTCGATGCTTTGTCTCCTATTATATCCTATCACACAGCCGCCGAACCAATGAAGGCACTTAACTCAATTATATCTCAAATTTCTCGAGATGGACCACAAATACCGAAGATAACACttgttttcatcatcttcttgCCCAGATCATTTCGATCGTTTCGCGTTAAAGtttgttttgtttcaaGAAAACCAAAACGAGAGAACAAATCCGTGAGACATGATCTTCTCTCAGGAGGGTAACATAATCCAGGAGATGCCGGGTAACTATAAAAGACGGGTAACCATCTTGAAGCCCTAAGTTCTGAGCACGTGCCCTGACGCTGCCCTAATTCAGATGCCCTCGTTTTAGATTTTAGCCCTAGTCCTTTACGCCCTACACGATCTACTGCTCCCCGTTGGCACAATAGAAAGGTTTGTATTTATATGTGACAAACTTTATCAGTCAAATAACGAAAAATGGATTTAGCTCAATAAAGAGGTCTATCTGACCTATCTGACCTATCTGACCTCGATCTTCTGTGTGCTTGAGACAAAGTTTAGCAGGTAGATTAATGGATTTGCTTGTGGACAGAATAGAAAATCCGGGACAACGACGTAAAACGTCGCTGAAGTTCCCGCAAGAAACTCCGAATGTTGGTAGACAACCTGGAGGAAGTCaaccttttgaagaaggcAGTAGGCGTAAACCAGATGTGGTGACAGgcatttcaaaaaatgccATGGACCGGCAGCAACCAGATGGAGAGGTTCGAAGGGTCAGTGTGCCGGTGATTTCTGTAAACGACAAGCCCGTCAATCGAGGGACGAGAGCGACAGAGAAAAGGGCAGGTTCTGTGGCTGGGAACTTCGCTCAACCCAATAGAAGGCCTTCCCACCACATGACCCCGCGAACTGGAGCCAACGGGGATTATACCACAGCTTCAGCCGGCATGTTTTCAGATTGTATGTTTGGTGAAACTGGTCACAAGCCGACTCCTTCGGTGCTGTCAAAGCGTTCAAACAGATCAGAGTCaacatcttcctcttcagcatcttcatcctcctcCATACACACACATGGTGGACACAAGTCAGATTACAAAACCGAGCAGTCTAAAAGGATGCCTACCGTTGCCACAGAAGTGGCGTCTCAAGCTCCAAGTAGTTTGCAGGTTGAAGCAGCGCTGAATAGATACTCGTTTCATAACAGAAATCCAAACCCAAATCCAAAACTGCACAAGGGAAAACAAGGATCATTTTCCACACCAACAAGCAACGATGGCAAACGTCTTGTTAATCAGTTTCTTCGATCAATGGATGTTGCGCCGAATGCATCCGGATTCCACTTCGGTAAACCAGACAAAATCACCGAATTTTCAGCGAATGAGCAATCTTTGTCTGCAAATACAACAGATTTTGACCTGCCAACAAATGGTTCTTTACAGAACTTACTCTATCGAGATTTGGACTCTTTGAGgagaaataaaaacaaacagCAACAAGTACCGAGATCACCCTATGGACAAGGTCAAGCACCTTCATCCTCAGAAACATCATCACAATTCGCATTGTATAACCAGGGTACCCCTGGTTCATCGTCTAATTCATTTGATACGCCAACGCACTCTACATCGGTAAATGAGTCTGAAAAGTCTGTGGCAATGAAGAGAAATGGTAGTCTTAGCAACGGCGTTTTCCTCAATTACAATGAGGTCGACTATTACAGACGGCACATCGGGTCAGAACTGcacaaatttgaagagataCTAAAGCATAACTTGAAAACGGttataatgaaaaatgaacatgacatggaaaaaaacttgtcaaattttgatttgttAACAGCAGAATTATCAAGACTAAAAAACAGAGCAAGTGCTTTACATGATCAAATAGCAAACAACGACCTTGTTAAGCTAcgaaaagattttgaaaaaaatgataaggATTCCTTTTTAGAAGTGCTTACAACATCCACAAACTCAAACGCAGAGAAATTAGAGGAGCTCGAGAAGAGGATTAATATTTGTAAGCAAAAACTTTTCCAACAAAGAGACACTTTACGAAAGCTGGAAGGATTGCTGACATTGGAGGATTCACTTttggattcaaaaaaaacgtCAAATGTAGCCTACAGATATAGATATATTGTTATCGATATAGGAGTTATGGCGGCTTTAATTGGATTTTCCCTTCTCGTCAAATGGCTCTTTTGGAACCATTATTAGTAGTCATTATGTAAAATAGattttatgtttttttctctctccCCGGATCCCAATTGGCATTGATATGGTGAAAATCGCACACAAATAATGAGCTAAAAGTGAAACAGTTAAATCTTAGAAAACCTTGTATAGATATTTGTTGCATCGTAGTGTAATATCCAATTTGTTATGGGACCAACGTACgtgataaaaatttttcttgttgcTACCTCCATTCCTCACAAAACTAACTaatacttttcaataaagtGTTGCTACGATCAAGGTTGCTGAAAATATTGTGCTGCCACTGAGGGTTTTCGTCAATCGGAAGCAACTGCTACAGAATAATACGCGGGATAATTCTTTCCATACGCCTCTTTTATCTAGTAATTCGATAGTATATATTAAATCACCAGCTACTAGGATTTACCTATCGAATCATGATATGCACAATTTGTGCACTGAGATAACAACTGACATCTTTCTGATCCTCTATGAGCTATCCTCTCCCAAATTTATCGATGGCGTACTGAAAAATGTGCGCATTGGTCAAACTCTCGATTTTCAAAAGGACGTAATGGAGAAACTTAACACAGATAGTTATGAAGGGCTATTGACAACCCATATACAAAGTCTCACAAGAGTTGCAAAATCCAAAGTCAAATTgcatttcaagaaaaactgggaacttgatattttcataAACAGTCTGAAAAAACTTGCCGATATGAGATCGGCACTGCTTCTGAAGGAATGCGGCTCTGTGGTGCCAGCACCGAGAATTTATTCGAGGCGAAGGGTATTGCTGACAGAGACCATTAGCACTGGTGAACCTATCTTGGCTCAAGAGGAGGACCCATCACCTATTGGCGCCGGTACGGCAACTGCGATAGAGACAGCACCTGTGATAGATGAGGACAAGAAACCAAGTTTGACATTTAGGTATCGGACCGTGGCATCTCTCAGTGATTGCATAGACGTACATGTTCTTCAAAGACcgaagagaagaagagatcCTCCTGTAGGTCCATGAATAGCCTTGAGACGCTGTTTTATGATCCATAACGAATATGTTGCCAATAGTTAATCGCAGTCTTTTGAAGGTTTAGTAATTACAAGAAGTACACAATCGCTAACTGAATATTGTGAGAGCTAAATATTTTACACGGCGATACTCGAAAGGCCGAGCATTTCTCCGTATGTTCAGTGATATcagttttttgattgaattGATTAGTATTATCGTCTTTTTTGACGATTTGAGTTGTGATTTTTCAGCTCTGAGTTATCGCTTGccataaaaaaaaacattaGACCAATTTTAATAGTCATAGTTCTACTTATGCTACCACAACGTCTATGAAGACTTTAAGGATGTCATCTTACGAAGAAATTGCTAAGAACGCACGTCTGGCAGGcaatatattgaaaacaatTTCCAATAGCGACCGCTCCAAAATTCTTTACAAGGTTCACGATGGCCTAAAGGAAAATTCAGCAGCAATCGAAGCAGCTAATCGTCTGgatcttcaaatttccaAGAACAATGGACTATCTGAATCGCTAGTAAAGAGACTGGATCTGTTTAAGGGGGACAAGTTCGAAACTATGTTACAAGGTATTAAAGATGTGGCCGACCTCGAGGACCCTGTGGGAAAAATTAAAATGGCGCGCGAACTTGATGATGGATTGACTCTTTATCAACTTACAGCACCAGTCGGTGTGATTTTGgttatttttgaatctcGTCCAGAAGTGATTGCAAACATAACTGCGCTTGCAATCAAATCCGGAAATGCCGGAATTTTAAAAGGCGGCAGAGAATCAGTAAATACATTTAGAGAAATGGCTCGCATCATTAATTCAACGATAGCCAAGTTTGAGAAGGAAACCGGTGTTCCAGAAGGTGCAGTTCAGTTAATTGAGACAAGAGACGATGTTTCGAACTTGTTGATGCAAGACCAGTATATTGATTTAGTCATTCCTCGTGGTTCCAACGCCCTTGTCAAACAAATCAAATCGTCAACAAAAATCCCTGTGTTAGGGCATGCCGATGGTATTTGCTCCATTTATCTAGATGAGGAGGCCGATTTGGAAAAAGCCAAGAGGATCACTCTTGATGCAAAAACAAACTATCCTGCTGGCTGTAATGCAGTGGAGACTTTATTAATAAATAAGAAGTTTCCAAACTGGTATGAAGTGCTACTGAATTTAAGCAACGAAGGCGATGTGACAGTTCATGTCACAGAAGAAGTAAAAGATGCTTATGTTTCCAAATTGAAGGAGTTGAATAAATATAGTGCAAAAATTGCATCCAAAACTGTAGATATAAACGAAGAACAAGATTTTGACGGCGAATTTTTGTCTCTTGACTGTGCCGTTAAATTTGTTTCATCAACACAAAATGCTATTGACCACATAAATACCCACTCCTCTAAACACACTGATGCCATCATAACAGAGAATGAGCATGACGCCGagcttttcttgaaagGTGTCGATTCCTCCGGTGTCTACTGGAATGCATCGACCAGGTTTGCTGATGGTTTCAGATACGGTTTTGGAACAGAAGTTGGGATTTCTACTTCGAAAATTCATGCTCGTGGACCTGTTGGTTTAGACGGTCTTGTTACCTATCAATACCAACTTCGCGGAAATGGACAAGTTGCAAGTGATTATCTGGGTGCTGGTGGTAAGAAAGCATTTGTTCATAAGGATCtagatattaaaaatattaCCTTATGATATGTTACATAACAATGTATTTTACAAACTTTTGCTTTGTGTAGTGCAATGAAATGCTCATGACCTGAACGGGTTGTCCTGTTGAACCGAGTCGAATGCAATTTGCCCTGAACCATCATCAGGGAAGGGATCAGAGGATATATTGACGTAGTTTTCGTCGCCGAAAGGATCAGCGGATGCATCCTGTAACTCCCCATAAATACCTCTTTTTTGAGTAGTATCGTACATTCTAATGATTTTCTCTTGTCCACCTTCCTCACTCTGAGAGAAGGCGAAGCCACGCTGCTTTTTCATTCGTTGGACCTGTCTCACTTTTCGTATAGCACTCTGAAATTGCTGAACATGAGGTCTATTATCCGTGATGTTGAATTTCTGCATCTCTTGAACGACATGGTAAGGCTGCGGTACATACATTCTTCTGTAGTACTTCCATACAAAATCTCTTATCAGTGCAAAAGTGGATAGCACAAGTACCATGAGCCAGAACGTTGCAGAGCTATATGTGTGTGAGACTACACCATAGTATTCTCTTGATATATTAGCGTGAGGGAAAATGGATGCGTAAATGGGGAAGAAAACAATCCAAAACACGAATGATCCAGGAATGGCTAATAGAGTAAATTTAGTCCATTGATTTGTTATTAGTGCTGCCTTACCAAGAACGATCAAGATGCTTGTGGTATATATCGACACACCCCATGACCAGTGGTCTGCAATCTCCCCATTTTTATTCAACGCAATTCCATAACGATAAAATAAAACTGAGCCTATGAACGTTACTCCAGAGTGATAGAACCCATTAATAATCCAACcccaaaatattttgacaGAGAAAAACTGCCCCGTTTGACCAAGTTTGTATAGCTGAGGGTA
This Zygotorulaspora mrakii chromosome 5, complete sequence DNA region includes the following protein-coding sequences:
- a CDS encoding myosin family protein (similar to Saccharomyces cerevisiae MYO4 (YAL029C) and MYO2 (YOR326W); ancestral locus Anc_7.68), whose product is MSFEVGTRCWYPDEAEGWVGGEISKFEVKNGKHFLELTLEDGSVVPIETNPLSSSNGNGNGSGNETSDKQPQLRNPPILEATEDLTSLSYLNEPAVLHAIKQRYAQLNIYTYSGIVLIATNPFDRVDQLYSQDMIQAYAGKNREELEPHLFAIAEEAYRMMKNDKQNQTIVVSGESGAGKTVSAKYIMRYFASVEEENSYAVDNAQHQSEMSETEQKILATNPIMEAFGNAKTTRNDNSSRFGKYLEILFDDNTSIIGARIRTYLLERSRLVYQPQMERNYHIFYQLLAGLSKEVKDELHLTEASDFFYMNQGGETKINGVDDAAEYKITIDALTLVGVTEDTQKEIFKILAALLHIGNVEIKKTRNDASLSSDDRNLKIACELLGVDSYTFAKWITKKQITTRSEKIISNLNYNQAIVARDSVAKFIYSALFDWLVDNINTVLCNPKVADQISSFIGVLDIYGFEHFEKNSFEQFCINYANEKLQQEFNQHVFKLEQEEYVKEEIEWSFIEFNDNQPCIDLIENKLGVLSLLDEESRLPAGSDESWTQKLYQTLDKPPTNKVFSKPRFGQTKFVVSHYAHDVTYDVEGFIEKNRDTVSDGHLEVLKASVNVTLQNIIQTMEDTASKVEEAKKAQQEQLKKSGPTRTVQRKPTLGSMFKQSLIELMDTINSTNVHYIRCIKPNSEKEPWKFDNLMVLSQLRACGVLETIRISCAGFPSRWTFSEFVLRYYILIDSDEWFEILNEEGSSEQSVIDICRKILQATVTDKEKYQIGNTKIFFKAGMLAYFEKLRSDKIHKSSVLIQKKIRAKYYREKYLEIIKSIKLTHAISKAYAIRQKVHRGLMNDAALLIQTLYRSHRERAKAMNTLNSIIMIQSIVRQQLTLKCLQSQREFDAAVSIQSRIRSFYPRKALLKSKKDTVTVQSLIRRRFAQAKLKKLKSEAKSVNHLKEVGYKLENKVIELTQNLALKIKENKTMGARIEELQTAIASTAELRKELEIQKNAHAKDLEGKDLEHDTRYKEVEDQLDLANTELEEAKAEITDLSAKHKLLKDEVAQKLEELKTTNVKLTEASMQNNDLQHEVSSLKEEISRLRSSFKSGMAFGVQTPTKSANRLSVNDSIISGNGSPSQMPNLVSMNGYGNPPPVTGLGIEPETKSTMTTLSQINDELYRLLEDTRDLNTEITEGLLKGCQFPDSGVATKLSEREVLYPARILIIILSDMWRLGLTKQSEGFLAESLTTIQKVVQSLKGDNVIPGGVFWLTNVRELYSFIIFAQESIINDESYNSGLTQEEYKEYVLLVTELREDFETLSYNVYNIWLKKLQKNLLKKAIPAVIVSESLPGFKNEPSKFLSGFFASTPQYTMDDILTFFNNIYWCMKSFHVEQEIYRDTILTLLNYIDAICFNDLIMRRNFLSWKRGLQLNYNITRLEEWCKSHCLPEGPDCLEHLVQTSKLLQLRKKNLEDMKIACDICTSLKPAQLHKLMSQYTIADYETPVSAELLNYFSEKVKQGASLSSDGKSKVHSEDIFLKQETGPFDDPFANVETRQFRKIEAYIPAWLNLPKTRRVVELVTEQVTVQESNSIMDSNGKTA
- the SAW1 gene encoding DNA-binding protein SAW1 (similar to Saccharomyces cerevisiae YAL027W; ancestral locus Anc_7.70), with protein sequence MGPTVATIKVAENIVLPLRVFVNRKQLLQNNTRDNSFHTPLLSSNSIVYIKSPATRIYLSNHDMHNLCTEITTDIFLILYELSSPKFIDGVLKNVRIGQTLDFQKDVMEKLNTDSYEGLLTTHIQSLTRVAKSKVKLHFKKNWELDIFINSLKKLADMRSALLLKECGSVVPAPRIYSRRRVLLTETISTGEPILAQEEDPSPIGAGTATAIETAPVIDEDKKPSLTFRYRTVASLSDCIDVHVLQRPKRRRDPPVGP
- a CDS encoding uncharacterized protein (similar to Saccharomyces cerevisiae FRT2 (YAL028W) and FRT1 (YOR324C); ancestral locus Anc_7.69), producing the protein MDLLVDRIENPGQRRKTSLKFPQETPNVGRQPGGSQPFEEGSRRKPDVVTGISKNAMDRQQPDGEVRRVSVPVISVNDKPVNRGTRATEKRAGSVAGNFAQPNRRPSHHMTPRTGANGDYTTASAGMFSDCMFGETGHKPTPSVLSKRSNRSESTSSSSASSSSSIHTHGGHKSDYKTEQSKRMPTVATEVASQAPSSLQVEAALNRYSFHNRNPNPNPKLHKGKQGSFSTPTSNDGKRLVNQFLRSMDVAPNASGFHFGKPDKITEFSANEQSLSANTTDFDLPTNGSLQNLLYRDLDSLRRNKNKQQQVPRSPYGQGQAPSSSETSSQFALYNQGTPGSSSNSFDTPTHSTSVNESEKSVAMKRNGSLSNGVFLNYNEVDYYRRHIGSELHKFEEILKHNLKTVIMKNEHDMEKNLSNFDLLTAELSRLKNRASALHDQIANNDLVKLRKDFEKNDKDSFLEVLTTSTNSNAEKLEELEKRINICKQKLFQQRDTLRKLEGLLTLEDSLLDSKKTSNVAYRYRYIVIDIGVMAALIGFSLLVKWLFWNHY
- the PRO2 gene encoding glutamate-5-semialdehyde dehydrogenase (similar to Saccharomyces cerevisiae PRO2 (YOR323C); ancestral locus Anc_7.71), with translation MKTLRMSSYEEIAKNARLAGNILKTISNSDRSKILYKVHDGLKENSAAIEAANRLDLQISKNNGLSESLVKRLDLFKGDKFETMLQGIKDVADLEDPVGKIKMARELDDGLTLYQLTAPVGVILVIFESRPEVIANITALAIKSGNAGILKGGRESVNTFREMARIINSTIAKFEKETGVPEGAVQLIETRDDVSNLLMQDQYIDLVIPRGSNALVKQIKSSTKIPVLGHADGICSIYLDEEADLEKAKRITLDAKTNYPAGCNAVETLLINKKFPNWYEVLLNLSNEGDVTVHVTEEVKDAYVSKLKELNKYSAKIASKTVDINEEQDFDGEFLSLDCAVKFVSSTQNAIDHINTHSSKHTDAIITENEHDAELFLKGVDSSGVYWNASTRFADGFRYGFGTEVGISTSKIHARGPVGLDGLVTYQYQLRGNGQVASDYLGAGGKKAFVHKDLDIKNITL